The following are encoded together in the Microtus pennsylvanicus isolate mMicPen1 chromosome 8, mMicPen1.hap1, whole genome shotgun sequence genome:
- the Il5ra gene encoding interleukin-5 receptor subunit alpha, with product MLPTLAILVGSWATLQADLLSDKKVLLLPPVNFTIKATGLAQVRLHWDPNPDQEQSNVDLQYHVKINAPQEDDYSTRKTDSKYVAPLHDGFAASVRSILKRSHIFLASSWVSAELKASPGSSGTSVMNLTCATNTVMSSHAHLKPYQVSLRCTWLVGKDAPEDTQYFLYYRFGVWTEECQEYSRDTLNRNTGCWFPRTFINSKGFEQLAVHVNGSSKHAAIKPFDQLFAPHSIDQVNPPRNVTVELEETSLYIQWEKPVSAFPVHCFNYELKIHNTKNGYFQMEKLATNKFISKIDDVSTYSIQVRAVVSSSCRVSGSWGEWSQPIYVGKEKKFLAEWHLIVFPATACFVLLILSLICRVCHIWIKLFPPVPAPKSNIKDLLVVTDYEKAAWNETKIEVVSYVEEAGFEVMENSMF from the exons ATGCTGCCTACGTTAGCAATTCTTGTGGGGTCTTGGGCAACACTGCAAGCTGACTTACTTTCTGACAAAAAGG TTTTACTTCTGCCACCTGTCAATTTTACCATTAAAGCCACTGGATTAGCCCAAGTTCGTTTACACTGGGACCCAAACCCTGACCAAGAGCAAAGCAATGTTGATCTACAATATCATGTGAAAATAAATGCTCCACAAGAAGATGAT TATAGTACCAGGAAGACTGACAGCAAGTATGTGGCCCCTCTGCATGACGGCTTTGCAGCTAGTGTGAGAAGCATCCTAAAGAGAAGCCACATTTTCCTGGCCAGCAGTTGGGTTTCTGCTGAACTCAAAGCTTCACCAG GGTCTTCTGGAACCTCGGTTATGAATTTGACGTGTGCCACAAACACTGTCATGAGTAGTCACGCCCACTTAAAGCCATACCAAGTGTCTCTGCGCTGCACCTGGCTTGTTGGCAAGGATGCCCCTGAAGACACACAGTACTTCCTATACTATAG GTTTGGTGTTTGGACTGAAGAATGCCAAGAATACAGCAGAGATACACTGAACAGAAATACTGGATGTTGGTTTCCCAGGACGTTTATCAACAGCAAAGGGTTTGAGCAGCTTGCAGTGCACGTTAATGGCTCAAGCAAGCATGCTGCAATCAAGCCCTTTGATCAGCTGTTTGCTCCACATTCCATTG ATCAAGTAAATCCTCCAAGGAATGTCACAGTTGAACTTGAAGAAACTTCTCTTTATATCCAATGGGAGAAACCAGTTTCTGCCTTTCCAGTCCATTGCTTTAACTATGAATTGAAAATTCACAACACAAAGAATGGCTACTTTcag ATGGAAAAACTGGCCACCAACAAATTCATCTCAAAAATTGATGATGTTTCTACATATTCTATTCAAGTGAGAGCAGTTGTGAGCTCATCTTGCAGAGTATCTGGAAGCTGGGGCGAGTGGAGTCAACCTATTTATGTGG gaaaggagaagaagttcTTGGCAGAATGGCATCTCATTGTGTTTCCAGCAACTGCCTGCTTTGTCTTGTTAATTCTCTCACTCATCTGCAGAGT GTGTCACATATGGATCAAGCTATTTCCACCAGTTCCAGCCCCTAAGAGCAACATTAAAGATCTCCTTGTGGTGACTGACTATGAG AAAGCTGCTTGGAATGAAACCAAAATTGAAGTTGTAAGTTATGTGGAAGAGGCTGGATTTGAAGTCATGGAAAACTCCATGTTTTAA